The Setaria viridis chromosome 9, Setaria_viridis_v4.0, whole genome shotgun sequence sequence tgactggcacgcccgcgcacaccacgcgcgccgatttggattttgcactggagttaagcagatctcccaggtcctcatgtggtgatgcagggtccaccaccgtcaggattttgcgtcaacacaagGAAAACAAGATAATCAATTATCAAGGTATGGCTAGAAACACAGGCTATgcaatcaatcatcatccaGGCATCATAAACAAAGCGTCAGCAACTACgtatgcataggatctataagATTGGGAGTGACATAACACCTTGTTCGTCATTGTTGAAGTCCTCTCCGGTGAAGTCAGGGTCCTGGGAGTCCTCAGGGTCGTAGCTCGGTCTTCAGGATCCCCCGAATCCTTTGGTTCCTAGATGCACAATTAAAATAAATACTGAGGATCTATTTGCAATtaaactccaaaagagaagcAATAAAGATCCAAATAACTCCAAAAGCTAGTCTAACGGGTGCTCCATGATTTTAGATAATTAACAAAactgatttcatatttttctaagctAGGGTTAATTCGTTAGATATTTTTAGATTCCGAAACACCTTATGAATTTAGTTAATTTCGAAAAGGCACAAAAGACACAAGTCCACTTGTATGAGGGCCACATGTTAGCTTTTGGTTGGTCCACCTATGGTTGCTAACGGTAGCAGTGAGTCCTGCTAGAGTCAGCATTGACTAGTCAACGGTCACTGCTGACCAAGTCAGAGGGCAAAGTCAAAGTTCAGCTGGACCCCACGAGTCATCATGTGGGCCTGTATGTTAGTTGGTACTAGGTTAGGCAGTCAGCGGTTTCTCATACCAATGGGTCCCAACGTTTAGTCCGTGGGTCCCTTTGGTCAGCGGGAGAAGCCGGGCAGGCGCGGATCTGCTCTAGGCGGTGCAACAAAGCGTTGGTGAGGGTCTTGGCACAAGGCTTGGCAGCAAGCAAGAAGGATTAAGGCTCATGGTTACATGTACATGGCTTAGGTGATCACACTCCAGCTGCATCTCCCATGGTCACAAGCTTGCACTACGGGTTGAGTGCAACTCCCAGGGTTGCTAGCAGAGTGCTCGATCAAATGCCACAAGGGCATCTGTCTCACGGTTGCACACGGCACAGCGGTGGTTCTAGGCTTGGGCGCATGCTAGGTGTTCGTGCGTGACGCGTAGGCAGCGGCCGTGGAAGGGCTGGGCTTGTCTTCGTTGTCGTGGCGCCAGCGAGCACGATGAGCACGCACACGCAGGCTGAGCAACGGCGGTTGGTGCAGGACAGCCAGTAGGACGCGGAACATCAATGGCTTGAACCCGCGGTGAGGTCGAACGCTGGGCACAAGCAGCATGCAACGCACAGGCAAGCAAGGCTAAGGGTCATGGTGGAGTTAGAACACCCATGGCCTACGTGAGCACAAGCAAGCAGATAAGGCCACAGCTTGCAAGGTTTTGGCCTGAACACCAACGAGCTCTACAGGTTTGAGCAGGGCACACTGCAAGCTAGCACGCAGGTGGATCACTAGAGCACGGACATGGCGTGGCAAAAGGCTAAAAGTTAGTTAGCTGGTACCTCGCTTACTGTTCGTATGGATGTGGTCCGAACATAAGCTAGCACTACGGGTTTGTGCAGGTTCAGCTAGGACTTCATGTTCGCAGGCAGGAAGCAAGGTGTCAGCAAGGGTTGGCTGGGTTCTCGGCTCAAGGCAGCGGCAACAACAAGATGGCCAACGACGAACTGCAGGAACGCGGGGCCTCGGCAAAACTAGGTCCGCGGCAAGGCGATGGCTGGGCGGCGTGTCGGCATGCGCGGAGTCACGAGCAAGGCGAAGCAGTTCGGCTGGCCAAGGGGTGTGCACGTGCGTGGCAACGTGGTGTCCCACGGCCGCGACGTGCCTGTAGCATGCGCGCGGGCGTTCGGCTACGCGAGTCCGCGGCGGCGCACAGCTGCTAGAGCTCAGCGGCAACGAAGGGAAGCGGCACCTGCAGAAGAAGGCGCGCGGCTTGAAGGCCGGCTCACAAGCGACGGCGGGGCTGCGGCATAGCGGCACGGTTCCTCGGCACGAAGGCCGGACACAGAGAAAAGGCGGGGGCTTGGCTCACCTAGGGGCTTGACGGGGCCGGTCAGGTATTTCGTCGAACACGTGTTGAAGGCGAGGTGGATGGCAGCCGTGTTGTGGTAGAAGAAAGGCAGCAGCTTGGATGGATGGCTCACTGATGGGCTCGTGGGGGTTCGAGGCGATGCAGGGAGGCGTGGGGGCCGTGGCGAGGTGAGGCAGGGCCGGCTCGATGCAGGGGCAGCAGACCGGTGTCGCGGCGAGCTCGCGGTTCCCCTGGCTCGGCAGCGACGCGCTCCTCCGTCTCGCGGTtgtcggcgtcgtcgtccgcggCAGCAGCTCCGGTCCGGCGTCGGCGCGGTCGGCGTCGTTCCCAGCGGCGCCCTCagctcggcggccgcggcgtcaTCCTCCTTCTCCGGCTCCATCTCTCCTCTGCTCCttccctcttcttctttcttgacAGCGCTGCAGCGCGTGGTGGTGGAAGGTGGATGGGGCAAGCCCCTGGCGGCGcaaggggaggagaagggtgAGGCGCCTGGGGGTCTTTATAGGCCGGAGGCTAGGGTTCGCAAGGGAGCAGCAAGGCACGGACGACCGGCGATTCTCGGCGTCCGCGCCAGGACGTGTGGCTCGCATCCGCGCGGTGGCGTGGGGTGCACGCGGCCTGGAGAGGCGGGTAGGGGAGGCGCGCGTGAGCTAGGCTCGCAGGGTTGGGCGCATGTGCGGGCAGCTGCAGAGCAGCGGCGTCCGCGTCCTGTcggccatgtttagtttcctTCCGActtccaactttaacactatgcaaaaagaaaattcctcatcacatcaaacttgcggtacatacatggagtactaaatgtagacgaaataaaaaactaattgcacagttttgttgtactttgcgagatgaatcttttgagtctaattagtcaatatttggacaataattcacaaatacaaacgaaacgctacagttgtgcatttatggcaaaatgtcaattttgccactcctaaattaggaactaaacaaggctgaaaaaaaagagagcacAGAGAGATGAACAGCGGCGGCATGCATCGGCGGTGGCAGGCCAGGCTGCTCTTTTTGTTGGTCTGGTTCGGAGCTAAGGTAAAAGGGCCGGCCTGTTAGAGTTTAAGCTAGATAGCAGGCTGTGTTAGAGGTTAGAGATACGGTGGTTAGCTAGTTTAGGCCTACGTTGGGTAGGGTGATTAGTATAGTTAGCTTTTGATTTATACTTGAAattagatttcaaatataaaccACACTCAAAGATTCAAGAAAAATCCAATTAAAATCCAACTCACACATGCAGACATGATTTCAATTTTAAAATGCACAATTTCATTTACTATTTTTTGAATTTAGAGATAAGAAACGAGGGTTGACCTTAAGTTTGACACAAGCGATCAAAAAGTTATAAAATTTTGTAAAAACTAGCACAATTAATATCACTCAATTTTTAGCCACTGACCCGTAGAACGAATCCCTGCAGCTCCCCTGCCACTCATCTGGCTGACATGCGCTCGCCGCAGGTGACCAAACAGGGGCCACCATAGCCGGCTACTCTACTGACTACTCTGGTCCGTGCGGATGATCGGCAGGCCCCACAAGTGGATTGGCTCGATGGCGTGATGCTGAGCGAGTACAGAGCAGCAACAGTATAGATTGTTTTTGGGTTAATGAGTTACCCGGAAGAACCTAAAGTGAACCAAAAAAATTATTGGTCactgtttttcattttttgggTATTGGGTAGTTGGGTCAACCCAACAAAACCTGCATCCCTAGATGCAGGTCGAGATATGATATGGTGTTGTTCATTTTAATTTTCATTATAATAAGGCTATTGATAAGTAATCTGTCCTGCAATTTGTTATAATCTTTCCGAGAACGTGCCTGAGCACATGTTGTAATTTGTTGTAAACCAGGGGCTTGATAATTAACAAATCAAAGAATTCTGCCATTTTTTCAACGTATTTGACATGTGTCAAAGCAATatacacccccccccccccccccccatttcATATGACCAGGGCGTAGTTTGATTATGCCAAAACAGCATTCTGCAAATTAGTAATAACAAATCGTGCGTGGAAGTTTCCTTCGGAAAAAGACCAAAATGTGCTTGATAGTTGATAGTCATTTATATGCATATTAGCACAAATTCCAAAGCAAACGTTTCGCAAGGCCTACCGCAGCATTTCGTTTCATAGAAAGGACTACCCAAGCATTTATCAGAAGTCCATATATTAGTGAGAGCCTCAACAACCATGCAAAATGTAGATGCATCAGCACAATTGTACCAACAAACTATTTCCGTTTAGGGAAGAAAACCTTTTATTATCGATGGCACACTTACAAACACATCGTATTCCCTGGTGTCCACATTATCCTCATCGATGCCTTTTCACATCGGATACGCAAGTACTGGCATACATCGCATAGGAAAAACACACTCCCACAACGCATGACGTACGTAGGaaataagaagaagaagtacacgcACGGACGATAGCACGATAGCACGAAATTTAAAGTGATCAAATAGCGACTAGCGAGTTGTTATTACCGCGCACAGCTCCTCGTTGCGCCACATCAAATGGACAGCTCcttcgccgccatctcctccctctTCTGGAGCGCGCTCGCCTCCACCTTGCAGCACTTGCACGGCGGGCTCACGATCGgcaccgcgccgcgcgcgtTCGCGTGCTGCCCATTCTGGAGCCCGTTCCCGTGGGCGCCCATCTTGCGCGCGATGATGACGGAGTTGATCACCTCGTCGTCCGGGTGGTACACGGCCCGCACGTCGAACCCGCCACGGCAGATGTCCTCGGGGTCGACGACGGGGTACAGGAACCCGCGCGCCCCGTGCGCGCTCCGCACGACGAGGGCCGCGCCGTCGGCCATGTGCCTGCCGAGGTGCGCCACCACCTTGGCCTTGTCCTCGGCGGCCATGCCGACGAGCGCGGCCAGGAAGACGACGTCGTACTTGCCGAGCTCGTCGGTCAGGTTGGCGACGTCGACCGTGTGGAAGGTCATCCGCTTGCGCAGGTCCTCGTCCGCGCGGACCAGCTTCCGCGCACGGTCGTTGGCAGCGCCGCTCCGATCATAGTTGTCGAACACCGTGTTGGGCAGGTGGCGTGCCGCGAGCACGAGCGAGCTGAACGGCAAGGGGCCAGACCCGACGAAGGCGACGCGGGAAGGCGCGAGGCCAGGGATGTAGCGGACCAGGAGGTCGTACTCCAGCTTGCTCAGGTTGATGTAGTTGCTGAAGTAGGGGAAGCGGCTGAGGTGGTCGAGTGGGTTGTCGAAGGCGTTGAGCATGTCGGAGTAGTGCGCCTCGAGGTGGCCCTCGGCGTCGGAGCAGAGGCGGATGAGCTCCTCTCTCATCTTCTGCGCGTCCGGGGCAAGCTTGGTCACGTCGACGGGGTTCGGCGGGACGCAGGCCATGACGAGCTCGGTGAACAGCCTGTCGACGTCGGGGGACGGGCTCAGCGATGGCAACTTGGTGATGGCGGCGTGGAGGCTGGTAATCTTCTGGACGAGAGCAGCAACCTCCATGTTCGCATTGGCGTCGATCTTGCGCGCGACGATCACAGAGTTGATCACCTCATCGTCCGGGTGGTACACGGTCAGCACGTCGAACCCGCCGCGGCGAATGTCCTCGGGATCGACGATGGGGTACAGGAACCCACGAGCCCCGTGCGCGCTCCGCACGACGAGGGCCGCGCCATCGGCCATGTGCCTGCCGAGGTGCGCCACCACCTTGGCCTTGTCCTCGGCGGCCATGCCGACGAGCGCGGCCAGGAAGACGACGTCGTACTTGCCGAGCTCGTCGGTCAGGTTGGCGACGTCGACGGTGTGGAAGGTCATCCGCTTGCGCAGGTCCTCGTCCGCGCGGACCAGCTTCCGCGCACGGTCGTTGGCAGCGCCGCTCCGATCATAGTTGTCGAACACCGTGTTGGGCAGGTGGCGCGCCGCGAGCACGAGCGAGCTGAACGGCAAGGGGCCAGACCCGACGAAGGCGACGCGGGAAGGCGCGAGGCCAGGGATGTAGCGGACCAGGAGGTCGTACTCCAGCTTGCTCAGGTTGATGTAGTTGCTGAAGTAGGGGAAGCGGCTGAGGTGGTCGAGTGGGTTGTCGAAGGCGTTGAGCATGTCGGAGTAGTGCGCCTCGAGGTGGCCCTCGGCGTCGGAGCAGAGGCGGATGAGCTCCTCTCTCATCTTCTGCGCGTCCGGGGCAAGCTTGGTCACGTCGACGGGGCTCGGCGGGACGCAGGCCATGACGAGCTCGGTGAACAGCCTGTCGACGTCGGGGGACGGGCTCAGCGATGGCAACTTGGTGATGGCGGCGTGGAGGCTGGTAATCTTCTGGACGAGAGCAGCAACCTCCATGTTCGCATTGGCGTCGATCTTGCGCGCGACGATCACAGAGTTGATCACCTCATCGTCCGGGTGGTACACGGTCAGCACGTCGAACCCGCCGCGGCGGATGTCCTCGGGATCGACGATGGGGTACAGGAATCCACGAGCCCCGTGCGCGCTCCGCACGACGAGGGCCGCGCCATCGGCCATGTGCCTGCCGAGGTGCGCCACCACCTTGGCCTTGTCCTCGGCGGCCATGCCGACGAGCGCGGCCAGGAAGACGACGTCGTACTTGCCGAGCTCGTCGGTCAGGTTGGCGACGTCGACCGTGTGGAAGGCCATCCGCTTGCGCAGGTCCTCGTCCGCGCGGACCAGCTTCCGCGCACGGTCGTTGGCAGCGCCGCTCCGATCATAGTTGTCGAACACCGTGTTGGGCAGGTGGCGCGCCGCGAGCACGAGCGAGCTGAACGGCAAGGGGCCGGACCCGACGAAGGCGACGCGGGAAGGCGCGAGGCCAGGGATGTAGCGGACCAGGAGGTCGTACTCCAGCTTGCTCAGGTTGATGTAGTTGCTGAAGTAGGGGAAGCGGCCGAGGTGGTCGAGCGGGTTGTCGAAGGCGTTGAGCATGTCGGAGTAGTGCGCCTCGAGGTGGCCCTCGGCGTCGGAGCAGAGGCGGATGAGCTCCTCCCGCATCCTCTGGGCCTCGGGATCAAGCTTGGTCACGTCGACGGGGCTCGGCGGGACGCAGGCCATGACGAGGTCGGTGAAGAGCGCGTCGACTTGGGGTGATGGGCTCAGGGACGGCAGCTTGGCGATGGCGGCGTGGAGGCCGGCGATCTTGTGCACCAGGGCAGCAACCTCCACGTTTTGGGCCTCCATGTCAGCGGTAGTCGCTAAAATTGCAGCTGAGAAGCTGAGCGAAGAGACGCCGCGGCTGAGGATGTGTGTTGAGCTCAAAAGCGGCAAGTGCTCGACTGCTCGTGTGCTCCTTGATGAGGAATGGAACGGGTACCACGAGTGTATATATAGAACGACACGGCAGTTGCTGCGGCACAAAAAGTGTTGGCAACTCCGGCTGACGTGCTAGCTTTGAAATTATAATTTAGAAATAGTGGAGGCGTGTGGTGGTCGATCGGTACTTGGAAAAAATATTGCGAGATttacaagaaaaacaaaatgagCCATCCGTTTACATGCTTGGAAAAGTCGAAGCTCCAACACCCGGCGCGCTTCACGCTTCCACGGCCAATGGCCGGTTTCATGCCTGTGCTATGAGTAGCACGTACCCGGTGGGAAACCTGCCCGGGTTTTCAACGCGCCCACATCACGCCATGCAAGTGGTGGCAGCGCTTTGTTTGTTTCTTGCCAAAGTGGGTCGTTTAACCCGTCAACATCATATTAAGCCAGGGAAAACACGAATCGTACTTACTCTACGCCCCAGATTAAATCAATTTGTAAGAAAATTTGGACAGTTTACTCTCAAAAGGGTGTTTTTGACGTTTGAGTGACGGGAGCTAGCTTAATGCGTTATTAATAGATCAATGCACACCATTAAATCATTAAAACATCACAGGATTCAATGAATGGATCACCGTTGCGTGAAACTAATAGAGTGGTTGAGGGATGAAATCAATTTGCTTTGAGACAACAGTTTCGACTAGGAATTGGTTTCTATCGGGGAGGAAGTAGAAACTAGAAAGCGCAGTAATCTGCGCTCTGCAGTTGCACCAAAGAGTCTTCCAGCGACACTCCAGGTTATCAAACCACTGTTTAACTTGCGAACTGAGTGTAATTCAATTGGTAAGATTTCTTATGATGGAATTAACTTACTTGGATTTGAGTTCTCAACTTGACATAAGTACTCGTATTTTTGTAGATTTATTTCAAGATCTAGCTGGTGTTATTATTTCAGTGATAACAAAATGTGTGTGGTTTAGCTCAATCTCTCGAAAATGCTCATAGGGATAGGATTGTATGAACATATTCATAGGAATGAGTTTTCAAAAATGCTCATATGAGTAGGATTGTATGAGCATATTCACAAGAATGAGTGTGCTTGCGTGTGCATACCTGTACTGTGTTTCGGGAGAGAAAGAAGTCACTATTTAACTTGTGTTGCGGGAGGAACTAAGAACTGCGTGGGAACGTTATTGCAAACTCTATTGTCTTCTAACCCCCTTCGCTAATCTGAATCTTTCAAATTGGGAAATCTTAGTTAAACAGCTGCAGTTAGGCTTGGTTACCAGTGGATGACGATCCAACCATTGTCTTCCACCTCCCACTCGTCTTTTCTCTTGTCGTTACCTTCTCTGATTCTCCCCATGTGCTGCGTGATCCAGGACCCCATCCCGCGTTCCTCAGCCGCTGAGTGCCACCAGATCCGCAGTTCCGCACAAGCAGCTCGCTGCCTAAGCCTTAGACCTACTACCtccatataaaaatattttttgaaaaaattatgtaagtatcatttattttatttataatttattttatcATCAAAGGTATTTTAAGCATGACTTATCTTCTCGTATATTTgtaataaatttttgaataagatgagtGGTCAAACATTTTAACGAAAAGTCAATAGCAACAAATATCGAAACATTGTAAGAAAGAGTCAATAGCGACAAATATCGATACCGAGGGAGTACGTTACTACTGAAATGCAACGACGAATACACTTGAGCCAAAATTCCGCTTTTGCTTTGGTTGCTGTCAAACAAAAGCAAATAGCAGTTTCCCGTCGAGTGCAAGAAATGGGATCCAAACAAGACTGCATTCCTGTAGCATTAATTGTTAAGAATTACAGTTCCATTGCCGTTGGCCTCTACCAATAGGGTAAATATGATTCCGAATATACCCGGGCGCAATATCCACCAATGATTATGCCTTTCCTacattttgtaattttttaggCACTACATGTTAGTAACACGATCATCTTATGCAGAAATCAATCGAGTAAAATGTCAATCAAGCCATGCCTTGTCGAAGGCAATGGGCACCACCGCACCAGCTCTGGCACTTTATTTTCTGTTTGGGCCTGCTGTCCTGAGATGGTTTCACAACAACTGAAGAAAGTTGATCTGTAAGAAACCAAAGATAGTAACATTGTCATCTTCTTCGCTTAAGgatgtgtatgtatgtatgcatATTTGAACAAAGTAAGCAAAAAAATGCAAAAAGTGAAACTACTTTACTGAAACCATTTGTTCCAATATCCTTTGATAGTACAAAATATTTGGCTGCAAGAAACATGCATTAGTACTGTGTGAGATGtatggaaaaaatattttgcacGGTGTGAGACTTATGACGAAATAATTGGCACCTTGCTCCATGTGTTGACATAAGAATAAGTAAGAAGACAatgattatctttttttttcaatttaaaGAATGAGAATGAGCTTTTAAGCGGGCATCATAAATCCTAATATCAGGGGTGCCAAACAACAAAGTGTGTTTATCTTCATAAGAAAAGCAACAATCAAAGAAAAGTTACCACAGAAGCGATCGTGGTAGATATGAGGATCCCTCAGGGCTCAGATCTTCACGAGCTGCACTGCCGCCACTGGCTGACAGTGTTTCGTTTTCGCTGTCAGCCGCTGAATCTGAGTCAGCCTTGCTAGCACTGTTTATACAGTAGTTCTGCAGCCACCTATCAGTCTCCCAGAGGACGTGCATAATACTCTCCCTTGCAGAGTACCCGTGGCTCTCAAAAGGAAGTATCACCAAACGAGACAGCGCACCATGCCCTTTCAAGGCATTGAAGAATCGGTCTCACTGTAGcataaaatagaaaaacaaaTTAGATAACACTCAACTGTTACCTACACAATGCAGACTACTAACATTCATTAATTAACCAGTATAAAAGAATAAACAGAGTATTAAATAATAGCAGCATTAAGATATTTTCCTAGAAAAGAAATGCACAAGACAATCAGAAGCGAAAGTGTTATTTTAGTTTACTAGTTAAGGCACTGAAACCAAGCAGGCCTAATTTCACATATGCAAAATGAAAACTGGTAACCtagaaaaacaataaaaaagtTTTTAGGACTTAGCGACATTTGCTTTATATATTGGCCTACATCTACTGATACAGGTTTTGGTCACTCATACTACTTCTGCATGGAAAATAATATTCTTGCTGTTTGCTAAGATCAACTATGCCCATGTTAAATTTGAATCAGTGGTAAAACTGCTTGAGAAAACTTCAAAAATCATATAAGGCAGCAAGCAGATGGACAGTGAAAAATTGACCTGCATCGTCAATGTCCCAGAATTGTTGTCCTGCTCTCCATGGATAAGTAGGATTGGTTTCTTGATTTTGTTTGCTGACATGAAAGGGCTCATCTCAACATAGGTGCTTGTTGCCTCCCAGAGTGTCCTATCCTCGTTCTGCAAAAAACATACATGTTAATAAAGAGACAATGAATTATTCCGCAAATTGGCAATATCCACCATTTCTCTGTACCTGAAAACCAAATGGAGTTAAGAGTCCTGTTGTAAGCTCCAGAACGAGCAATCCCACAGCAGAAAAGATGCGAAGCATGAGCTAAGAGATTAGCTGTCATGAATGCACCATATGAATGACCACCAACAGCAATTTTATCAGGATGAGCCACCTAAAGAAATGCAAAGAAATACACATATAATGTCAACTCCTGGAAGGCATCACACAGGATAGAAGAATAATTTAAGTATATTTGCATAATGGAATTGCTCCATGTATGAATGAACTTTACAAAGTGAACCATGAAAATCATGCGTAAGTGGATCCTCTGACTGCCACAAACTCATTCTGTAAAATATATCACTTATATGTACGAAGAGACTGAAAAGGCTTACCCCTCTTTTAACAACTTCCTCAACTGCAGCCTCTGCCCTTGCAACTAGTTGTTCCACGTACCTACAATTAGTTTGCAATATTGAAACAATAAATATACTATGTTACAATATCATAGTTCAAAATTCTCTTGTACTGCAGAAGGAAATGGAACAGACCGTAAGTAGCAAATATATACCTGTCATTGGCCTCTTCGTCACCTTCACCAATAATCGGGATTGTTGGACCTGACAAAATAGCAAACCTGCAGACCAAGTGGTGAGTGTGTGTGCATGTACCAGAAACAAACATTTGCAAGCTATTGAAAAAAGAGTGACTTTGAAAATTTTGATAGGCTAAGTAAGTGTACATATGTTGTATGAATATTCTATTGTCATGAATAGTGAGAAGAGAAAAATACCCTCTAGCCAACCAAAGAAGAGGGGATGTGGCACCAATCCCTGGAAATTCATTAGGGGAACAACGGACTTGCCCAGCAGCATCTTTGCTTTTAAATTCACCAGGGTAGGACCAAACTAGACATGGCAAAGGTCCATCTTTTGATGGATCATAACCTGGGGGCAGATATAAGTTTGCTGTAAGTTGGACTCCGTCCTTCCGCTGGTATCTTATCATTTCTTTGTACAAGGAAGCAAGCTGAGGATATGGATGCGGGAAATTCGGGATCTTTACTTGCTTGTTTTCTAGCCAGGTCTGCAAGTAATATTGTGTGTTCTCTGTTTTCGATTCTTTTGATGTAAGTATCTTTAACTGATCAAGGGACAGTTCCGCATCAGTTTTGTCTGACATCAGTGCAAAAACAGTTTCATAATATTTTTCCTTGTCACTCTCCCATATCCGCTCCTTACTTCCAGTATTTCTGCCAAAGAAGAAGCAATTGTAAGTGACGTGGCATATATCAGTATGCTTGGTTGCTGGCTGCTGAAGCAGCGGCTGGGGCTGCTTCAGCAACCACTAGTCAGTGTTGTCAGATTTAGGCTCGTTGTACATATGACCGATCCTTTTGTAAGATTACAACCACTAGTGTAGTTAGTGTTGACTGTTGGCTACCTTGAGACTTTTTTAATTATATATGAAGCACAATGCAGATGATCATGATGAGTCTGTTTATTTATTGATATACACAATATAGGACATGATGAAACATAGTATGTAGCAAGCACTGCAGAGATTGCTGC is a genomic window containing:
- the LOC117837054 gene encoding uncharacterized protein; translated protein: MEAQNVEVAALVHKIAGLHAAIAKLPSLSPSPQVDALFTDLVMACVPPSPVDVTKLDPEAQRMREELIRLCSDAEGHLEAHYSDMLNAFDNPLDHLGRFPYFSNYINLSKLEYDLLVRYIPGLAPSRVAFVGSGPLPFSSLVLAARHLPNTVFDNYDRSGAANDRARKLVRADEDLRKRMAFHTVDVANLTDELGKYDVVFLAALVGMAAEDKAKVVAHLGRHMADGAALVVRSAHGARGFLYPIVDPEDIRRGGFDVLTVYHPDDEVINSVIVARKIDANANMEVAALVQKITSLHAAITKLPSLSPSPDVDRLFTELVMACVPPSPVDVTKLAPDAQKMREELIRLCSDAEGHLEAHYSDMLNAFDNPLDHLSRFPYFSNYINLSKLEYDLLVRYIPGLAPSRVAFVGSGPLPFSSLVLAARHLPNTVFDNYDRSGAANDRARKLVRADEDLRKRMTFHTVDVANLTDELGKYDVVFLAALVGMAAEDKAKVVAHLGRHMADGAALVVRSAHGARGFLYPIVDPEDIRRGGFDVLTVYHPDDEVINSVIVARKIDANANMEVAALVQKITSLHAAITKLPSLSPSPDVDRLFTELVMACVPPNPVDVTKLAPDAQKMREELIRLCSDAEGHLEAHYSDMLNAFDNPLDHLSRFPYFSNYINLSKLEYDLLVRYIPGLAPSRVAFVGSGPLPFSSLVLAARHLPNTVFDNYDRSGAANDRARKLVRADEDLRKRMTFHTVDVANLTDELGKYDVVFLAALVGMAAEDKAKVVAHLGRHMADGAALVVRSAHGARGFLYPVVDPEDICRGGFDVRAVYHPDDEVINSVIIARKMGAHGNGLQNGQHANARGAVPIVSPPCKCCKVEASALQKREEMAAKELSI
- the LOC117838444 gene encoding LOW QUALITY PROTEIN: probable glutamyl endopeptidase, chloroplastic (The sequence of the model RefSeq protein was modified relative to this genomic sequence to represent the inferred CDS: deleted 1 base in 1 codon; substituted 1 base at 1 genomic stop codon), producing the protein MSDKTDAELSLDQLKILTSKESKTENTQYYLQTWLENKQVKIPNFPHPYPQLASLYKEMIRYQRKDGVQLTANLYLPPGYDPSKDGPLPCLVWSYPGEFKSKDAAGQVRCSPNEFPGIGATSPLLWLARGFAILSGPTIPIIGEGDEEANDRYVEQLVARAEAAVEEVVKRGVAHPDKIAVGGHSYGAFMTANLLAHASHLFCCGIARSGAYNRTLTPFGFQNEDRTLWEATSTYVEMSPFMSANKIKKPILLIHGEQDNNSGTLTMQXDRFFNALKGHGALSRLVILPFESHGYSARESIMHVLWETDRWLQNYCINSASKADSDSAADSENETLSASGGSAAREDLSPEGSSYLPRSLL